A window from Drosophila subobscura isolate 14011-0131.10 chromosome O, UCBerk_Dsub_1.0, whole genome shotgun sequence encodes these proteins:
- the LOC117898538 gene encoding 3-oxoacyl-[acyl-carrier-protein] synthase, mitochondrial, producing MRFLRGSKLFSHLARNSSTQAGRRRVVITGSGAVTPLGTNVQDSWRRVLAGESAISQLGPQFKGLPCQVAAQISREHLQLETHLSKTDIKLMSPATQLAVLAAEEALASGNLKPNELTEEQRERVGVCVGMGMFDLTEVYNTWSQLQRGYNRVSPFFVPRLLPSMACGHISMRHGLRGPNHSVSTACATGAHALGDAMRFIRNGDADAMLAGSGEACIDPLSIAGFCRLRALSTAFNDNPAVASRPFDKARDGFVMGEGAAVLLLEELEHARARGAPILAELLGYGLSGDAHHITSPSEDGSGATLAMQRALKDAGVSPEEISYVNAHATSTPTGDRIESHAIRRVFGEHTPQVQVSSTKGAHGHLLGSSGNLEALFVVHACAENTLPPSINIEQLDVDVNVVTKACKWSEGQGRRVALKNSFGFGGTNASLCIASYSE from the coding sequence ATGCGCTTTTTACGGGGCTCCAAGTTATTTTCTCATCTGGCGCGCAATTCCTCTACACAAGCTGGACGACGACGCGTGGTAATCACTGGAAGCGGTGCCGTAACGCCGCTGGGCACCAATGTGCAGGACTCCTGGCGACGTGTGCTGGCTGGAGAGTCGGCAATCTCTCAGCTGGGGCCGCAGTTTAAGGGCCTGCCGTGTCAGGTTGCCGCACAAATTTCACGGGAACACTTGCAGTTGGAAACGCATCTAAGCAAAACAGACATCAAGCTAATGAGCCCTGCCACGCAACTGGCTGTGCTGGCAGCCGAGGAAGCTCTGGCCTCGGGCAATCTCAAGCCCAATGAACTGacggaggagcagcgggaACGCGTTGGTGTCTGCGTCGGAATGGGAATGTTCGATCTGACGGAGGTTTACAACACATGGAGCCAGCTGCAGCGAGGATACAATCGTGTCAGTCCCTTCTTCGTGCCAAGACTGCTGCCCAGCATGGCATGTGGCCACATCAGCATGCGGCACGGTCTGCGCGGACCCAACCACTCCGTGTCCACTGCGTGTGCCACTGGAGCCCATGCTCTGGGCGATGCCATGCGCTTCATACGCAACGGAGATGCAGATGCGATGCTGGCGGGCAGCGGAGAGGCCTGCATCGACCCCCTGTCTATAGCTGGCTTCTGCAGATTGCGCGCCCTGAGTACGGCATTTAATGATAACCCAGCCGTGGCCTCGCGACCTTTTGACAAGGCGCGCGATGGCTTTGTGATGGGCGAgggtgctgctgtgctgctgctggaagaaCTGGAGCACGCACGCGCCCGTGGCGCCCCCATTCTGGCGGAGCTGCTGGGCTATGGCCTCTCAGGAGATGCACACCACATCACCTCCCCCAGCGAGGATGGTTCTGGAGCCACTCTGGCCATGCAGCGAGCTCTGAAGGATGCTGGTGTCAGCCCCGAGGAGATTAGTTACGTGAACGCCCATGCCACATCCACGCCCACTGGCGATCGCATCGAATCGCATGCCATTAGACGAGTGTTTGGCGAACACACGCCACAGGTTCAAGTATCCTCGACCAAGGGTGCACACGGACACCTGCTGGGCTCCTCAGGCAATCTCGAAGCGCTCTTTGTGGTGCATGCCTGCGCGGAGAACACACTGCCGCCTTCCATCAACATTGAGCAGCTGGATGTGGACGTGAATGTGGTGACCAAAGCATGCAAATGGTCCGAGGGTCAGGGCAGACGCGTAGCACTGAAGaattcctttggctttggcggcaCCAATGCCTCCCTATGCATTGCCAGCTACTCCGAATAG